The following proteins are co-located in the Neisseria sp. Marseille-Q6792 genome:
- a CDS encoding DMT family transporter, producing the protein MRTYLIHVKLLGMAVLWGASWPMGRILGQSLPPLTGGAVRFLLASVLLSGWLFARSRFAALSALSSRQWLGLAVAALFGVCGYAVFFMLGLQQMPAGKAAVVMSVNPVLTLLLAVWLFGEYLNMKILTGMLLTVGGAVTAVTQGNPAAVLADGLEPGEWLIFGCVVCWSAYTLIGRKVLRGIDALTVAAVTSMSGALMLSAVAWFAEGLPLGAVAVMDGRGWLALLWLAVGATVLAYAWYFEGVKVLGAGGASVYVTLVPIFGMLCSVWFLGEPLHISLAAGCAAAAGGMILIHLGQNAA; encoded by the coding sequence ATGAGGACTTATCTGATTCATGTGAAGCTGCTGGGTATGGCGGTATTATGGGGTGCGTCTTGGCCTATGGGCAGGATATTGGGACAGTCCCTGCCGCCGTTGACGGGCGGGGCGGTCAGGTTTCTGCTGGCTTCGGTTTTGTTGTCGGGTTGGTTGTTTGCGCGCAGCAGGTTTGCGGCTTTGTCGGCTTTATCGTCGCGGCAATGGCTGGGTTTGGCGGTTGCCGCTTTGTTCGGCGTGTGCGGGTATGCCGTATTCTTCATGTTGGGCCTGCAGCAGATGCCAGCCGGCAAAGCCGCGGTCGTCATGAGCGTGAACCCGGTGTTGACGCTGCTGTTGGCGGTGTGGTTGTTCGGGGAATATTTGAATATGAAAATCCTGACGGGTATGTTGCTGACCGTCGGCGGTGCGGTTACTGCGGTTACGCAGGGTAATCCGGCAGCGGTGCTGGCGGACGGGCTGGAGCCCGGGGAATGGCTGATTTTCGGATGCGTGGTTTGCTGGTCAGCTTATACGTTGATAGGGCGCAAGGTTTTGCGCGGAATTGATGCGCTGACGGTTGCCGCGGTTACGTCGATGTCCGGTGCGCTGATGTTGTCCGCCGTGGCATGGTTTGCGGAAGGTTTGCCGCTTGGGGCGGTAGCAGTCATGGATGGGCGCGGCTGGCTTGCATTGCTGTGGTTGGCGGTCGGTGCGACTGTTTTGGCGTATGCGTGGTATTTTGAAGGCGTGAAAGTATTGGGGGCGGGCGGTGCGTCTGTTTATGTAACATTGGTACCGATTTTTGGTATGTTGTGTTCGGTCTGGTTTTTGGGGGAACCGCTACATATTTCTTTGGCGGCGGGTTGTGCGGCGGCAGCCGGCGGCATGATTTTGATACATTTGGGACAAAATGCAGCCTGA
- a CDS encoding DNA glycosylase, with the protein MENNAVGLEIESYPFDPVLPNGASVMMMGTFPPKEDKRAMQFHYPNFQNDMWRVYGLVFFNDAAHFQMPSEKAFDGCRIRDFLNRAGIASCPTVLKAAREHGNASDKFLKVVETVDLAAVLAKIPRCRHICTTGGKATEILLDIQGGGIKMPKTSETVPFPFAGRDLTLTRLPSTSRAYPLSLAKKAAAYRAFFEMAGLCEKQL; encoded by the coding sequence ATGGAAAATAATGCGGTCGGGTTGGAAATCGAAAGTTATCCGTTCGATCCCGTTTTGCCGAACGGGGCATCGGTCATGATGATGGGGACGTTTCCGCCCAAGGAAGATAAACGCGCGATGCAGTTTCATTATCCGAATTTCCAAAACGATATGTGGCGCGTTTACGGGCTGGTGTTTTTTAACGATGCGGCGCATTTTCAGATGCCGTCTGAAAAAGCATTCGACGGATGCAGGATAAGGGATTTCCTGAACAGGGCGGGGATAGCGTCCTGTCCGACCGTGTTGAAGGCAGCAAGGGAACACGGCAATGCGTCCGACAAGTTTTTAAAGGTAGTCGAAACCGTGGATTTGGCGGCGGTGTTGGCAAAAATACCCCGGTGCCGCCATATTTGTACGACGGGCGGCAAGGCGACGGAAATCCTGCTCGATATTCAGGGCGGCGGCATCAAAATGCCGAAAACGAGCGAAACCGTGCCGTTTCCGTTTGCCGGACGGGATTTGACCCTGACCCGCCTGCCTTCGACTTCGCGCGCTTATCCTTTGAGTTTGGCGAAAAAAGCGGCGGCGTATCGGGCGTTTTTCGAAATGGCAGGCTTGTGTGAAAAGCAGTTATAA
- the trpB gene encoding tryptophan synthase subunit beta gives MKNYHAPDEKGFFGEHGGLFVSETLIPALQELADAYKAAKNDPEFWAEFRRDLKHYVGRPSPVYHAARLSEHLGGAQIWLKREDLNHTGAHKVNNTIGQALLARRMGKKRVIAETGAGQHGVASATVAARFGMTCDVYMGADDIQRQMPNVFRMKLLGANVVSVDSGSRTLKDAMNEAMREWVARVDDTFYIIGTAAGPAPYPEMVRDFQCVIGNEAKEQMLEAIGRQPDVAVACVGGGSNAIGLFYPYIEEENVRLVGVEAGGLGVDTPDHAAPITSKAPIGVLHGFRSYLMQDENGQVLGTHSVSAGLDYPGIGPEHSHLNDIKRVEYTVAKDDEALEAFDLLCRFEGIIPALESSHAVAWAVKNALKMGKDQVILVNLSGRGDKDINTVAKLKGIEL, from the coding sequence ATGAAAAACTACCACGCGCCCGACGAGAAGGGGTTTTTCGGCGAACACGGCGGGCTGTTCGTGTCCGAGACCCTGATTCCGGCTTTGCAAGAGCTGGCGGATGCCTATAAGGCAGCGAAAAACGATCCTGAATTTTGGGCGGAGTTCCGCCGCGATTTGAAACATTATGTCGGCAGGCCCAGCCCCGTTTACCACGCCGCTCGGTTGTCCGAACATCTGGGCGGCGCGCAAATCTGGCTGAAGCGTGAAGACTTGAACCACACCGGCGCGCACAAAGTCAACAACACCATCGGTCAGGCATTGCTCGCCCGCCGCATGGGCAAAAAACGCGTCATCGCCGAAACCGGCGCGGGGCAGCACGGCGTGGCCTCTGCCACCGTCGCCGCACGTTTCGGCATGACTTGCGACGTGTACATGGGTGCGGACGATATCCAACGTCAAATGCCTAACGTGTTCCGCATGAAATTATTGGGTGCGAACGTGGTCAGCGTCGACAGCGGCAGCCGTACTTTAAAAGACGCGATGAACGAAGCGATGCGCGAATGGGTCGCCCGTGTGGATGACACGTTCTACATCATCGGCACCGCCGCTGGCCCCGCGCCGTATCCCGAAATGGTGCGCGATTTCCAATGCGTTATCGGCAACGAAGCCAAAGAACAAATGTTAGAAGCCATCGGTCGCCAACCTGATGTTGCCGTTGCCTGCGTCGGCGGCGGCTCCAACGCCATCGGTTTGTTCTATCCTTATATCGAAGAAGAAAACGTACGTTTGGTAGGCGTAGAAGCAGGCGGTTTGGGCGTGGATACCCCTGATCACGCCGCACCGATTACCAGTAAAGCCCCCATCGGCGTATTGCACGGTTTCCGCAGCTATTTGATGCAGGACGAAAACGGCCAGGTTTTGGGGACGCACTCCGTTTCCGCAGGCTTGGATTACCCTGGCATCGGCCCGGAACACAGCCACCTGAACGACATCAAGCGCGTCGAATACACCGTCGCCAAAGACGACGAAGCACTCGAAGCCTTTGATTTGCTCTGTCGCTTCGAGGGTATCATCCCCGCGCTCGAATCCAGCCACGCCGTTGCTTGGGCGGTGAAAAATGCGCTGAAAATGGGCAAAGACCAGGTGATTCTGGTCAACCTGTCCGGCCGTGGCGATAAAGACATCAATACCGTGGCGAAGTTGAAGGGGATTGAGTTATAG
- a CDS encoding DNA internalization-related competence protein ComEC/Rec2 translates to MFRRWFLPCWVVGVAASFALPVVPHWPFWLAAFAVFAVSARWFGFAGLMLCVLAGAAYGVFRTEAALSSQWRAEAVSGVPLTVEVADMPRSDGRRVQFAAKAVDSGGRTFDLLLSDYKRREWAVGSRWRITARVHPVVGELNLRGLNREAWALSNGIGGAGTVGADRVLLHDGSGWGIAVWRSRISRNWRQADADGGLSDGIGLMRALSVGEQSALRPELWQAFRPLGLTHLVSISGLHVTMVAVLFAWLAKRLLACSPRLPARPRVWVLAAGCAGALFYALLAGFSVPTQRSVLMLAAFAWAWRRGRLSAWATWWQALAAVLLFDPLAVLGVGTWLSFGLVAALIWACSGRLHEGKRQTALRGQWAASVLSLVLLGYLFASLPLVSPLVNAVAIPWFSWVLTPLALLGSVVPFAPLQQLGAFLAEYTLRFLVWLADVSPEFAVASAPLPLLVLAVCAALLLLLPRGLGLRPWAVLLLAGFVFYRPPSVPENEAAVTVWDAGQGLSVSVQTANHHLLFDTGTALAAQTGIVPSLNAAGVRRLDKLVLSHHDSDHDGGFQAVGKIPNGGIYAGQPEFYEGARHCAEQRWQWDGVDFEFLRPSERKNIDDNGKSCVLRVVAGGAALLVTGDLDTKGEAELVKKYGSNLYSQVLVLGHHGSNTSSSGVFLNAVSPEYAVASSGYANAYKHPTEAVQNRVRAHGIKLLRTDLSGALQFGLGRGGVKAQRLRGYKFYWQKKPFE, encoded by the coding sequence GTGTTCCGTCGTTGGTTTTTGCCGTGTTGGGTCGTCGGCGTGGCGGCTTCGTTCGCACTGCCGGTTGTACCGCATTGGCCGTTTTGGTTGGCGGCTTTTGCGGTTTTTGCTGTGTCTGCAAGGTGGTTTGGATTTGCCGGTTTGATGTTGTGTGTTTTGGCGGGTGCTGCCTACGGTGTGTTCAGGACGGAGGCGGCATTGTCTTCCCAATGGCGGGCAGAGGCGGTTTCGGGTGTGCCGTTGACGGTGGAAGTGGCGGATATGCCGAGGTCGGACGGGCGGCGCGTGCAGTTTGCGGCAAAGGCTGTGGACAGCGGTGGTCGGACGTTTGATTTGCTGCTGTCGGACTACAAACGGCGCGAATGGGCGGTCGGGAGCAGATGGCGGATAACGGCACGTGTGCACCCTGTCGTAGGAGAATTGAACCTTAGGGGGCTGAACCGTGAGGCGTGGGCATTATCCAACGGGATAGGCGGCGCGGGGACGGTCGGTGCGGACAGGGTTTTGCTGCATGACGGAAGCGGTTGGGGGATTGCGGTTTGGCGCAGCCGCATCAGCCGAAATTGGCGGCAGGCGGATGCGGACGGTGGGCTTTCAGACGGCATCGGGCTGATGCGCGCGTTGAGCGTGGGCGAACAGTCGGCATTGCGCCCCGAATTGTGGCAGGCGTTCCGACCGTTGGGACTGACGCATCTGGTCAGTATTTCGGGTTTGCACGTTACGATGGTGGCGGTGCTGTTTGCGTGGCTGGCGAAGCGGCTGCTTGCCTGTTCCCCGCGCCTTCCCGCCCGGCCGCGCGTGTGGGTTTTGGCGGCGGGGTGTGCAGGCGCGCTGTTTTACGCGCTGCTTGCCGGTTTTTCCGTGCCGACGCAGCGCAGCGTTTTGATGTTGGCGGCGTTTGCGTGGGCGTGGCGCAGGGGAAGACTGTCGGCGTGGGCAACGTGGTGGCAGGCGTTGGCGGCGGTGCTGCTGTTCGACCCTTTGGCGGTCTTGGGTGTGGGAACTTGGCTGTCTTTCGGTTTGGTGGCGGCCCTGATATGGGCGTGTTCGGGGCGTTTGCACGAGGGGAAACGGCAAACTGCTTTGCGCGGGCAGTGGGCGGCTTCGGTGTTGTCGTTGGTTTTGCTCGGTTATCTGTTTGCTTCGCTGCCTTTGGTCAGCCCTTTGGTCAATGCGGTGGCGATTCCGTGGTTTTCTTGGGTGTTGACCCCGCTGGCGTTGCTGGGTTCGGTCGTGCCGTTTGCGCCTTTGCAACAGTTGGGGGCATTTTTGGCGGAATACACTTTGCGGTTTTTGGTGTGGCTTGCCGATGTGTCGCCCGAGTTTGCCGTTGCCTCCGCACCTTTGCCGCTGCTGGTGTTGGCGGTGTGTGCCGCTTTGCTGTTGTTGCTGCCGCGCGGCTTGGGTTTGCGTCCGTGGGCGGTGTTGCTGTTGGCAGGGTTTGTGTTTTACCGTCCGCCCAGCGTGCCGGAAAATGAGGCTGCGGTTACGGTTTGGGATGCGGGGCAGGGTTTGTCGGTGTCGGTTCAGACGGCAAATCATCATCTTTTGTTTGACACCGGAACTGCATTGGCGGCACAGACGGGGATTGTGCCGAGCCTGAATGCGGCGGGTGTCCGCCGTTTGGATAAGCTGGTTCTGTCGCATCACGACAGCGACCACGACGGCGGTTTTCAGGCAGTCGGCAAGATACCGAACGGCGGGATTTATGCCGGACAGCCGGAATTTTATGAGGGGGCGCGGCATTGTGCGGAACAGCGTTGGCAATGGGACGGCGTAGATTTCGAGTTTTTGAGGCCGTCTGAACGCAAAAACATCGATGATAATGGGAAAAGTTGTGTTTTGCGTGTTGTGGCTGGTGGTGCGGCACTACTGGTAACGGGCGATTTGGATACGAAGGGCGAGGCGGAGTTGGTTAAAAAATACGGCTCAAACCTGTACAGCCAGGTTTTGGTTTTGGGACATCACGGCAGCAATACGTCCTCGTCGGGCGTGTTCCTCAATGCCGTCTCGCCCGAATATGCCGTTGCTTCAAGCGGTTATGCCAACGCCTACAAACATCCGACCGAAGCGGTACAGAACCGTGTCCGCGCACACGGCATCAAGTTGTTGCGGACGGATTTGTCGGGCGCGCTGCAATTCGGCTTGGGACGCGGCGGCGTGAAGGCTCAACGTTTGAGAGGGTATAAATTCTATTGGCAGAAAAAACCGTTTGAGTGA
- a CDS encoding outer membrane protein assembly factor BamD encodes MKKILLTVSLGLALSACATKGTVDKDAQITQDWSVEKLYAEAQDELNSSNYTRAVKLYEILESRFPTSRHAQQSQLDTAYAYYKDDEKDKALAAIDRFRRLHPQHPNMDYALYLRGLVLFNEDQSFLNKLASQDWSDRDPKANREAYQAFAELVQRFPNSKYAADATARMVKLVDALGGNEMSVARYYMKRGAYIAAANRAQKIIGSYQNTRYVEESLAILELAYKKLDKPQLAADTHRVLEANFPKSPFLTHAWQPDDMPWWRYWH; translated from the coding sequence ATGAAAAAAATTCTTTTAACGGTTTCATTAGGTTTGGCACTGAGTGCCTGTGCCACCAAAGGTACGGTAGATAAAGATGCCCAGATTACCCAAGACTGGAGTGTGGAAAAACTCTATGCCGAAGCCCAGGACGAGCTGAACAGCAGCAATTATACGCGAGCTGTCAAATTATACGAAATCTTGGAATCGCGCTTCCCTACCAGCCGCCATGCCCAGCAATCCCAACTGGATACGGCATACGCCTACTATAAAGACGATGAGAAGGATAAGGCGCTGGCCGCCATTGACCGCTTCCGCCGACTTCACCCTCAACACCCGAATATGGACTACGCGCTGTACCTGCGCGGTTTGGTACTGTTCAACGAAGATCAGTCTTTCTTGAACAAGCTGGCCTCGCAAGACTGGTCCGACCGCGACCCGAAAGCCAACCGCGAAGCGTATCAGGCCTTTGCGGAACTCGTCCAACGCTTCCCGAACAGCAAATACGCCGCCGATGCGACCGCACGCATGGTCAAACTGGTCGATGCTTTGGGCGGCAATGAAATGTCGGTAGCGCGTTACTACATGAAACGCGGCGCATATATCGCCGCCGCCAACCGCGCCCAAAAAATTATCGGCAGCTATCAAAATACACGCTATGTCGAAGAATCACTGGCCATATTGGAACTTGCCTACAAGAAGTTGGACAAGCCCCAGCTTGCCGCCGACACACACCGCGTTTTGGAAGCCAACTTTCCGAAAAGCCCGTTTTTGACGCACGCCTGGCAGCCCGACGATATGCCTTGGTGGCGTTACTGGCATTAA
- the rluD gene encoding 23S rRNA pseudouridine(1911/1915/1917) synthase RluD: MQNTSFDNESDYSDDSDFVSAPETENCICLTVPLELAGGRLDAVLAKLLPDYSRSRLTSWIREGAVIVNDKPSQPKDKMIGGEQIRVTVRPSEENLAFVPEPMALDIVYEDDTVIVVNKPAGLVVHPAAGNWTGTLLNGLLAHCPELSQIPRAGIVHRLDKETSGLMVVAKTLPAQNSLVRQLQERTVKRIYRAVANGIVPFDGKIETQIGRDPHNRLKMAVVKFGGKPAVTHVKVLERYLAHSYIECSLETGRTHQIRVHMREANHPLAADPVYGNLRHPCSEPVKEAVKSLGARQALHAYRLSFTHPESSETVSFEAPIPNDIYHLLSVLRLEAGLDSSLSNEEEWQDKLGADDDNDWNEDDYDVEVVYVRE; this comes from the coding sequence ATGCAGAATACTTCCTTTGATAATGAATCCGATTATAGCGATGATTCAGACTTTGTGTCAGCCCCGGAAACCGAAAACTGTATTTGTCTGACTGTTCCGCTCGAGCTTGCCGGCGGGCGGTTGGATGCGGTATTGGCAAAACTTCTGCCAGACTATTCGCGCAGCCGGTTGACATCATGGATTAGAGAAGGCGCGGTTATTGTAAACGATAAACCTTCGCAACCCAAAGACAAAATGATAGGCGGTGAGCAAATCCGTGTAACCGTCCGTCCGAGTGAGGAAAATCTGGCGTTTGTTCCAGAGCCTATGGCTTTGGACATCGTCTACGAAGACGATACCGTCATCGTCGTCAACAAACCGGCCGGACTGGTGGTGCATCCGGCGGCGGGCAACTGGACGGGGACGCTGCTCAACGGTCTGTTGGCGCATTGCCCCGAGCTGTCCCAAATTCCGCGCGCGGGCATCGTCCACCGTCTCGACAAGGAAACCAGCGGGCTGATGGTGGTTGCCAAAACCCTGCCGGCGCAAAATTCCCTTGTGCGGCAGCTTCAGGAACGCACGGTCAAACGCATCTACCGCGCCGTCGCCAACGGCATCGTCCCCTTTGACGGTAAAATCGAAACCCAAATCGGACGCGATCCGCACAACCGCCTGAAAATGGCAGTCGTCAAATTCGGCGGCAAACCAGCCGTTACCCACGTCAAAGTGTTGGAACGCTATCTTGCCCACAGCTATATCGAATGTTCGCTCGAAACGGGCAGGACGCACCAAATCCGCGTCCATATGCGCGAGGCCAACCATCCTCTTGCCGCCGACCCGGTTTACGGCAACCTGCGCCATCCCTGCAGCGAACCGGTGAAAGAAGCCGTTAAAAGTCTGGGCGCGCGTCAGGCATTGCACGCCTACCGCTTAAGTTTCACTCATCCGGAAAGCAGCGAAACCGTTTCGTTTGAAGCACCGATTCCAAACGACATATACCATTTGTTGTCCGTCCTCCGTCTTGAAGCCGGTTTGGATTCGTCTTTGAGCAATGAAGAGGAATGGCAGGACAAACTCGGCGCGGACGACGATAACGATTGGAACGAAGACGACTACGATGTCGAAGTGGTTTATGTAAGGGAGTGA
- a CDS encoding bile acid:sodium symporter family protein has product MNILSKISSFIGKTFSLWAALFAAAAFFAPDTFKWAGPYIPWLLGIIMFGMGLTLKPSDFDILFKHPKAVIIGVIAQFAIMPATAWLLSKLLNLPAEIAVGVILVGCCPGGTASNVMTYLARGNVALSVAVTSVSTLISPLLTPAIFLMLAGEMLEIQAAGMLMSIVKMVLLPIVLGLIVHKVLGSKTEKLTDALPLVSVAAIVLIIGAVVGASKGKIMESGLLIFAVVVLHNGIGYLLGFFAAKWTGLPYDAQKTLAIEVGMQNSGLAAALATAHFAAAPVVAVPGALFSVWHNISGSLLATYWAAKAGKHKKP; this is encoded by the coding sequence ATGAATATCCTCAGTAAAATCAGCAGCTTTATCGGAAAAACATTTTCCCTCTGGGCCGCGCTCTTTGCCGCCGCCGCTTTTTTCGCGCCCGACACCTTCAAATGGGCGGGGCCTTATATTCCTTGGCTGTTGGGCATTATTATGTTCGGTATGGGTTTGACGCTCAAACCTTCCGACTTCGATATTTTGTTCAAACATCCCAAAGCCGTCATCATCGGCGTAATCGCACAATTCGCCATTATGCCGGCAACCGCCTGGCTGCTGTCCAAACTGTTGAATCTGCCTGCCGAAATCGCGGTCGGCGTGATTTTGGTCGGCTGCTGCCCGGGCGGTACGGCTTCCAATGTGATGACTTATCTGGCGCGTGGCAATGTGGCTTTGTCGGTTGCCGTTACGTCTGTTTCCACCCTGATTTCCCCATTGCTGACTCCCGCCATCTTCCTGATGCTTGCCGGTGAAATGCTGGAAATCCAAGCGGCCGGTATGTTGATGTCCATCGTCAAAATGGTTTTGCTCCCCATTGTTTTGGGTTTGATTGTCCATAAGGTTTTGGGCAGTAAAACCGAAAAGCTGACCGATGCGCTGCCGCTGGTTTCCGTTGCCGCCATCGTGCTGATTATCGGCGCGGTAGTCGGGGCAAGCAAAGGCAAGATTATGGAAAGCGGCCTGCTGATTTTTGCGGTTGTCGTACTCCACAACGGCATCGGCTACCTGCTCGGCTTCTTTGCCGCCAAATGGACCGGCCTACCTTATGATGCACAAAAAACGCTGGCCATCGAAGTCGGTATGCAAAACTCTGGCCTGGCCGCCGCGCTTGCCACCGCACACTTTGCCGCCGCGCCGGTCGTTGCCGTTCCGGGCGCATTGTTCAGCGTGTGGCACAATATCTCCGGCTCGCTGCTGGCAACTTATTGGGCGGCCAAAGCCGGTAAACATAAAAAACCCTAA